One genomic window of Melanotaenia boesemani isolate fMelBoe1 chromosome 20, fMelBoe1.pri, whole genome shotgun sequence includes the following:
- the ankrd9 gene encoding ankyrin repeat domain-containing protein 9 — protein MPWILSSQLDCASLSPSQRQCERTAFSFYCAVREQLPVWLLEDMRVMEVFCWDDGHPRTFLPSEALLYALVHDHQDYARYLLKRYSVSALRTPRCSFCCCHGSGAQQLNVAVRYNRVAILSMMVEALKDCDTQGERQNFLDSRGGCAHVADAGKSAVQLAVELSHANCLLLLLVQGARPDGLDTALQRLISCDVSERCHAQRCLDFLLLFLSKPPPLGCLKDEPQRWQTLLGNEMFGWLCGLAPPPLLLQALRCLARSGPPDRISSLPDFLQLHSWQ, from the coding sequence ATGCCGTGGATTCTGTCCTCTCAGCTGGACTGTGCGTCCTTGTCACCATCTCAGCGTCAGTGTGAGCGGACGGCGTTCTCCTTCTACTGCGCGGTGCGTGAGCAGCTGCCGGTCTGGCTGCTGGAGGATATGCGCGTCATGGAGGTCTTCTGCTGGGACGACGGCCACCCACGAACCTTCCTGCCATCCGAAGCGCTGCTTTATGCACTTGTGCACGACCACCAGGACTATGCACGTTACCTGCTCAAGAGGTACTCAGTGAGCGCGCTCAGAACACCACGCTGCAGCTtctgctgttgtcatggcagCGGTGCACAGCAGCTAAATGTGGCCGTTCGCTACAACCGCGTGGCGATCCTCAGCATGATGGTGGAGGCTCTAAAGGACTGCGATACACAGGGTGAGCGGCAAAACTTCCTGGACAGTCGTGGCGGCTGTGCCCACGTTGCGGACGCAGGGAAGAGCGCTGTACAGCTGGCCGTGGAGCTGTCGCATGCCAactgcctgctgctgctgctggtccagGGAGCACGGCCTGATGGGCTCGACACTGCGCTGCAAAGACTCATTTCCTGTGATGTTTCAGAGCGATGCCACGCCCAGCGCTGCCTCGACTTCCTGCTGCTCTTCCTGTCCAAACCACCGCCGCTGGGCTGCCTGAAGGACGAGCCACAACGCTGGCAAACCTTGCTGGGAAATGAAATGTTCGGCTGGCTGTGTGGTCTGGCCCCACCCCCCCTCCTGCTGCAGGCACTTCGCTGCCTGGCTCGCTCCGGACCTCCGGACCGGATCAGCTCACTGCCTGACTTCTTACAGCTGCACAGCTGGCAGTGA